The sequence catcttctttcaatttgttttttagaataataggagtactatattatttttaaaaaattaaaaaaattctaattgaaaataaattcgGTCAAAATCAACTAAACAACCGTTGACTGTTAGTTTTAAACGGCGCCGTCCAAAAAGGACCAAATGTGGCCCGTTTTCAATTGTGttggaccaaataattcaaacgATAATGTTTTGGACTAAAATCGTAAAATCGTTATATGTTGTGGACCATTTTGGGCCTTTACTCAAAAATTTACTAATAGTTTGAACATATTACATATCCGActactaaattattttattctataacaggtaattataaaaaaatcacgatactatatttcttttaagggaaaaataaaaataaaaactcataGAAGAAAAGGAAACGAAGAACAGAAACAGCTTCTTATTTTTCCACAAATGGAGGAGCCGATGCTAACAATATCCTCAATTTCACAAGGAATTAACAGCTTCCAGCCAAAATTCTCCGTTACTATGACGAATTTGATCGAATTTGATTCCTCTCCGATGATCTCACCGATCGAAAGCATGCATCGTGACTCGACATTAAGAAAACCTTTTTGGTTTTGGCATTCACCGTTTCCTCAGCTCCATTTTGATGGTAGATCTCAATTATCTCATGCTATAATAATCATTGATTGCCTCGGATTTCTTTCCCTGTCCACTTCCCCATATGCACTAGCAAAATGcgttgtttgaatttttataattatagcaCAATAGTTAGGTTTTGCATGAATCAGTCCAAGTATAGAGATTATCAAGTTCGTGGCTATGTATTGCGCCTAAAGGAATTAATTTTCCCCTAATTATGTGTTTGTGGTGAAAGCATGCTGCTAGGTTATGACTAATAGGCAAGTCAGTCCATCGCTTCTTTGAGGGCGAATGAACTGCAATGAGTAATTCTGTGTTTGGTGAGCCCAATCATATTGCGGAAACTA is a genomic window of Salvia hispanica cultivar TCC Black 2014 unplaced genomic scaffold, UniMelb_Shisp_WGS_1.0 HiC_scaffold_538, whole genome shotgun sequence containing:
- the LOC125199529 gene encoding uncharacterized protein LOC125199529; this encodes MEEPMLTISSISQGINSFQPKFSVTMTNLIEFDSSPMISPIESMHRDSTLRKPFWFWHSPFPQLHFDVFGAFCWTIGGLELNRNWNLHQNGNLMFCTMISVAITLKNCHFITLYM